Proteins encoded by one window of Martelella endophytica:
- a CDS encoding dCTP deaminase domain-containing protein, which produces MPTLSNNEIEAAIEAGQLILNADAEMVEAASYQLRMGNVYYDLSEDAKRIQLKPGQRVLIKPGHRVVLITAERLLIPDDIIVRVISKGALFSIGLSPVATYADPGFQGNLGLVTMNIGDKYIELPPGEPIAKAEFSKLLSPSTKPYVGQHGFQAGIWPLKDHLQKEYNEVKGDERVSVEKEEAFALLPQATRTVIRDLEFFRICTIIGLGVAIAINATALFLAGTGLMSNFSAVLVNLISTVLISLFLTLVNRIKEK; this is translated from the coding sequence GTGCCTACTCTTAGCAATAACGAAATTGAAGCGGCTATTGAAGCTGGCCAACTGATACTAAATGCCGATGCGGAGATGGTGGAAGCCGCTTCCTATCAACTACGAATGGGGAACGTGTATTACGACCTTTCTGAGGATGCCAAACGAATTCAACTGAAACCAGGACAGCGAGTTCTAATAAAGCCCGGGCATCGTGTGGTGCTTATTACCGCGGAAAGGCTTCTGATACCGGACGATATTATAGTCAGAGTGATCAGCAAAGGAGCACTTTTCAGCATTGGCCTAAGCCCTGTCGCAACCTATGCAGATCCTGGGTTTCAGGGAAACCTCGGCCTAGTGACGATGAACATCGGAGACAAATATATCGAGTTGCCTCCGGGAGAGCCTATCGCAAAAGCTGAGTTCAGCAAATTATTGTCGCCCTCAACAAAACCCTACGTCGGTCAGCACGGGTTCCAGGCCGGCATTTGGCCTTTGAAAGACCACCTTCAGAAAGAATACAATGAGGTGAAGGGCGATGAACGAGTTTCTGTTGAGAAGGAGGAGGCTTTCGCTTTGCTACCCCAGGCAACTCGGACAGTTATTCGTGACCTCGAATTTTTCCGCATTTGCACCATCATCGGTCTTGGCGTAGCGATCGCCATCAACGCTACGGCGCTCTTTTTGGCCGGCACGGGACTTATGAGTAATTTTTCTGCGGTATTAGTGAATCTAATTTCTACTGTTCTTATCAGCTTGTTTTTAACCCTAGTTAATAGAATTAAGGAGAAATAA
- a CDS encoding ABC transporter ATP-binding protein produces MATPALELKSIEREYGQGDSVLKVLRGASMTINPGEMVALVAPSGTGKSTLLQIAGLLEKPTAGEVFIAGRAATSLDDAARTALRRNDIGFVYQFHHLLPEFSARENIMLPQLIAGLTPAEARERAEQMLDYLKIAHRGEHRPAELSGGEQQRVAIARAVANAPSLLLADEPTGNLDPETAGYVFEALEALVRQSGLAALIATHNLHLAARMDRRVTLSDGHVVDADAVSNPAAG; encoded by the coding sequence GTGGCGACACCGGCACTTGAACTGAAATCGATCGAGCGGGAATACGGGCAGGGCGATTCCGTGCTTAAGGTTCTGCGCGGCGCTTCGATGACCATCAATCCCGGCGAGATGGTGGCGCTTGTCGCGCCATCCGGCACGGGCAAGTCGACGCTGCTGCAGATCGCAGGCCTGCTGGAGAAGCCGACCGCGGGGGAGGTGTTCATCGCCGGCCGCGCGGCGACGAGCCTCGATGATGCCGCCCGCACGGCGCTGCGCCGCAACGATATCGGCTTCGTCTACCAGTTCCACCATCTGCTTCCGGAATTCTCCGCCCGTGAGAACATCATGCTGCCGCAGCTGATTGCGGGGTTGACGCCCGCCGAGGCGCGCGAGCGGGCCGAGCAGATGCTCGATTACCTGAAGATCGCCCATCGCGGCGAGCACCGGCCGGCCGAACTCTCCGGCGGCGAGCAGCAGCGCGTCGCCATTGCCCGCGCCGTCGCCAATGCGCCGAGCCTGCTGCTGGCCGACGAGCCGACCGGCAATCTCGATCCGGAGACCGCCGGCTATGTCTTCGAGGCGCTTGAGGCGTTGGTGCGCCAGTCCGGCCTTGCCGCGCTGATCGCGACCCACAATCTCCATCTCGCCGCCCGCATGGATCGCCGGGTGACGCTTTCCGACGGTCACGTCGTTGATGCGGATGCTGTGAGCAACCCGGCGGCGGGCTGA